The DNA region AAAAGCCAGAGATACAGTTATGAAGAAAATAAGTAAAAGAGCAAGACGTAAAGCCCTGCTCCCTGCAATAGATAGAGAATACACACTCTACGAAATTGCAATAGCTACTAGAGCTGGACAAGCTAAGGCTTTAGGTTTAAAAAACAAGGGACACTTAGGGATTGGGGCAGACGCAGACGTAGCCATCTACGATTTGGATCCAGACAAAATGAATTTAGCAAAGCATCCAATGGCTATTAGACGTGCCTTCAAGAACGCTGTCTACACCATAAAAGACGGGGAAGTTGTAGTGAAAAACGGTGAAGTTGTAAAATCTGTTAGTGGGAAAACATACTGGGTTAATGTAAAGGCTTCTCCGAGCCTTATTGAGATTGAACCCGAGCTTCAGAAAGTCTTCGAGGAGTACTATACAATTAAATATGAAAACTATTCTGTGCCTGAGCATCACCTGGCAGCCGCAACCCCAATCTCAGTACAAGCAAAGGTGTAAAAAATGGCTGTAATGTTGCATCTAAAAAAGGAGTTAAGAGTACCGATTAATGCAGAATGTATTTCTCCAAACGTTTTTGCCGGAAAGTCACTAAGTAAAATTGCGGAACTTCAGTTTTGGGAGGGAAACCGCAAACGCTCACTAGGAGATGTTTTTGAGGTAGAAGGAAATTGCAGAAAAACGCCCAGCGAAGTAACAATCCATCTTGTTGGAAATCTCTCCAAAGCTCAAAGAATATGTGCAGGTATGACTGAGGGCGAAGTAAGGATTCAAGGCGATGTTGGAATGCATCTTGGCGAAGAGATGAAAGGCGGAAAAATCACGGTAGAAGGCAATGCTGGCTCTTGGGTTGGTTCTGCAATGAAGGGTGGGGTGATCGAAGTGAGAAAAAATGCAGGCGACTATATTGGCGCGGCCTATAGAGGAAGCACAAAAGGTATGCAAGGCGGAACCATAATTATACATGGGAACGCTGGAGCTGAAGTTGGCTGCTACATGAGGAAAGGTTTCATTAAAGTCTACGGTGACATAGACCAGTTTGTGGGCATCCGCATGAGAAACGGAACTATAATTGTCAAAGGAAACACGAAAGAAAGAGCAGGAGCATTTATGAAAGGCGGAAAAATAATCTTATGTAACCACGTCGCATCTATTTTACCCACATTCACAATTGACAACATAAAAAGCAAAGCAAAGGCAGAGGGAGAAGAAATCAAAGAACCTTTTTACCTGTTTATCGGCGACCTTGCTGAGCATGGAAACGGAAAACTCTACGTGTCAAAAAACAAGAACGAACATCTGAAAGGCTACGAAGAACTACTCTGATAGAACACTCCGTTCAATTTATATTTAATTCAAAAGGAATTACCCACACGTGCTGAGCGTAAACCAAAAAGCCTATGAATTAGTGCAGAAGTTGTGCACGGCATCTGAAGAATACCTTGTCTCAGTTAAAAAAACCAAATTAGGTACAACATTAATTGACGCTGGAATACATGCAAAAGGAGGTTTCAACGCGGGCAGAATGATCACAGAAATTTGCATGGGCG from Candidatus Bathyarchaeota archaeon includes:
- a CDS encoding formylmethanofuran dehydrogenase subunit C produces the protein MAVMLHLKKELRVPINAECISPNVFAGKSLSKIAELQFWEGNRKRSLGDVFEVEGNCRKTPSEVTIHLVGNLSKAQRICAGMTEGEVRIQGDVGMHLGEEMKGGKITVEGNAGSWVGSAMKGGVIEVRKNAGDYIGAAYRGSTKGMQGGTIIIHGNAGAEVGCYMRKGFIKVYGDIDQFVGIRMRNGTIIVKGNTKERAGAFMKGGKIILCNHVASILPTFTIDNIKSKAKAEGEEIKEPFYLFIGDLAEHGNGKLYVSKNKNEHLKGYEELL